A genomic stretch from Marinobacter fonticola includes:
- a CDS encoding SDR family oxidoreductase — MAKTVLITGASSGLGEGMAREFAERGYNLALCARRTGRLEQLRDELTERFAPVSIKIRALDVNDHGQVLEVFRGFHEDFGRLDRIVVNAGIGKGQPLGTGNFEANRQTAETNFVAALAQMEAAMEIYRGQNQGHLIVMSSVSAIRGMPGNVTTYAATKAGIASLAEGLRVELARKRSPIRVTTLYPGYIRTEINEKVKNTPFIVDTATGCRALVRAIESEKAEAFVPGWPWRPLGFIMKRLPLPLLKRMV; from the coding sequence ATGGCAAAAACCGTTCTGATTACCGGCGCTAGCTCGGGACTTGGTGAAGGCATGGCCCGCGAGTTCGCGGAACGCGGTTACAACCTCGCACTGTGCGCCCGGCGCACCGGACGCCTGGAGCAGCTCCGGGATGAATTGACCGAGCGTTTCGCGCCCGTGAGCATCAAGATACGTGCACTGGACGTGAACGACCATGGCCAGGTCTTAGAGGTCTTTCGGGGCTTCCACGAGGATTTCGGCCGCTTGGACCGCATCGTCGTCAACGCCGGTATCGGCAAAGGCCAGCCCCTGGGTACAGGCAACTTTGAAGCCAACCGCCAAACCGCCGAGACCAACTTCGTCGCCGCCCTGGCCCAAATGGAGGCGGCGATGGAAATCTACCGTGGCCAGAACCAAGGCCACCTGATCGTCATGTCTTCAGTCAGTGCCATACGTGGTATGCCCGGTAACGTCACCACCTATGCCGCCACCAAGGCCGGCATCGCCTCCCTGGCAGAAGGCTTACGGGTGGAATTAGCCCGAAAACGTTCGCCGATCCGTGTCACGACACTCTATCCGGGCTACATTCGTACTGAGATTAACGAAAAAGTGAAGAATACGCCGTTCATCGTGGATACCGCGACCGGTTGCCGCGCTTTGGTCCGCGCTATCGAATCCGAGAAGGCTGAGGCCTTCGTCCCGGGCTGGCCCTGGCGACCGCTCGGTTTCATCATGAAACGGCTACCGCTTCCCCTGCTGAAACGCATGGTCTGA
- a CDS encoding L,D-transpeptidase family protein — protein sequence MAFFRPGLIATWLLLTASPAFAEKVALPINGDLVGAMGTMATRYEDTFADIGSRNSIGYLELVHANPGVDPWLPGDGTQISLPQQHVLPDAPRDGIVINLAEFRLYYYTRDGVKTYPVGVGTEQNPSPLTQTEVTMRLESPAWYPPASVRAEYAASGEALPRVIPPGPENPLGPYALKLSAEGYLIHGTNKKFGIGMQVSHGCIRMYNEDIAELVYAVPKGTPVEFVNQPVKVGMRGNEVWLEIHRPKEEVDSNTKDMLWRRVMERMDSLLDAHPGVEFQRAAVEMAIDQADGVPRLVGERVRQMAQAADDTEASSTSL from the coding sequence ATGGCATTTTTCAGACCGGGCCTGATTGCGACCTGGCTGTTACTGACAGCGTCCCCCGCGTTTGCGGAAAAAGTCGCCCTACCAATTAATGGCGACCTGGTGGGCGCTATGGGCACCATGGCCACCCGCTACGAAGACACCTTTGCCGACATCGGCAGCCGCAACAGCATAGGCTACCTCGAGCTGGTGCATGCCAACCCCGGCGTCGATCCCTGGCTGCCAGGCGACGGCACGCAAATTAGCCTGCCCCAGCAACACGTTCTGCCCGACGCCCCCCGGGACGGCATCGTGATCAATCTGGCGGAATTCCGCCTTTATTACTACACCCGGGATGGCGTTAAAACCTATCCCGTCGGCGTCGGCACCGAGCAGAACCCGTCTCCTTTGACCCAGACCGAGGTCACCATGCGCCTGGAGTCACCGGCGTGGTATCCACCGGCCAGCGTGCGTGCAGAATACGCGGCGTCCGGGGAGGCGCTGCCTCGCGTCATTCCACCCGGACCGGAAAACCCACTCGGCCCTTACGCACTCAAACTCAGCGCCGAAGGTTACCTGATCCACGGTACCAACAAAAAATTCGGTATCGGCATGCAAGTCAGCCATGGCTGCATCCGCATGTATAACGAGGACATTGCCGAGCTGGTCTACGCGGTGCCCAAAGGCACACCGGTCGAGTTCGTCAACCAGCCGGTCAAGGTCGGCATGCGGGGCAACGAAGTTTGGCTGGAAATCCATCGCCCCAAGGAAGAAGTCGACAGCAACACGAAAGACATGCTGTGGCGACGCGTAATGGAGCGTATGGACTCCCTGCTGGACGCACATCCCGGCGTCGAGTTCCAGCGCGCCGCTGTAGAGATGGCCATCGATCAGGCCGATGGCGTACCGCGCCTGGTCGGCGAGCGGGTCCGGCAAATGGCCCAGGCCGCCGATGACACCGAGGCATCGTCCACCTCCCTGTAG